Sequence from the Syntrophorhabdaceae bacterium genome:
AGGCACAGGAGGCTTGCCGCAAAAAGCGCAATGAAAGGGACAACCCCGTGATGTGAGCATGAACGAGTATGTGTGCCTGGCGATGCGGTAATCCCGGCTATTGATGAGTCTCCTCTCTGGGGTAAGATCGATCGTATCCTCAAAAGAGATTTGAGAGATATGCATGCCGGCCCGGTCCTTAGAACAGACCCCGGGTATACGGATTAAGCCTCTCTCGCCGGTATCAAGCGCGCCGATGAGCTCATTAAGGGGCGTCTCACCTTCACCCCGGACCACATAATCGACGAAAGGAGAGCTGAGGCAGTGCCTCGGAAAGACAGTCGGATGGGTTCCACCCATGATCGTGACGATTGCCGGATCGATCTGTTTCGCGATAGCCGCCACATCAAGGGCCTCCTCGGCATAGGTGGTAAACAGGGATGATATGGCTACCACATCGGGCTTGTCTTCTTGCATGTATGTTCTTATCTCTTCCCGGCTCATGCCAAAACGATAATAGGAGTGAAAAAGGGACAGAGGTGTATACGCATCGCGACGGTAGAAAGCTGTGAGTTCGGGGAACGGATGCGCCTTGAGCATCCTCTTCTTGTTGCTTCTGAAATCGGCTACGGACACATCACAGACATCCTTGATGGCGGCGGCAAGATAGAGAAGCGCGAGTGGATATGTCCGTATGGGCGTATCGTAGAAATCCTCGATAGGAGGTTGTACGAGGAGCACTTTCACGGAAGACAGTATAGTCGAAAAAAGCTGAGAATGACACGTAAATATGGGCCGATCCCCTATGCACATGGCGAGAACAGATCTTCTGCGCGCAAAATCTGTTTGCGTTTGGCCCATTTCTTTGTATAATGTGGAAAACAACAAGAGACGATTGGCGATCGCGTGAATTGATTTACGCTGACCAAGGTGCAGCGCAACGAGCGTCTACCCATGAAATCGTTGCCTGCACCGGGGCACGAAAGGAGAAATGTATGAAATATGCATATTCCCTGGCCATGGAATTGTTCATCGCAGGCGCCTGTATCTTCCTCATGAATTCCTGTTCCACACCCATGAAAGGATACGCGGGTCCGGATCTGCCGTCAGATAGAACAGCCCTGATCAGGGGCCGATGGGAGATCCGCATTGAACGCTGTGATGGCATAGAACCGACAAGCCGGCAGATTGCCGTTTTACCCGGCGTTCATACCGTTGAAATATCGTACATGGAGATACCGGGGAGTGTGCTGGTTGGGTCCGCCGAGAATTGACTGTTGAGGTTCGCCGCCGAGGCTGGACATGAGTATGTGATCGGTAAATCAGAGTCCGGCTCAGGGTATCATGGGTTCGTTATTGACCAGGAGAGCGGCAAACGGGTTGTGGAGGGCTGCTCCGTTCGGGGAAGCTACGAAGAGGAGCTGAAGAAGGCCGATAGATTTATAAGCTACGAACCCGATAACCAGATGTTTCGGGTGGAAAAGGCGTATGCGCTTCTCAATCTGAAACGATACGCAGAAGCGCTCGACGCTTTTGATAAGGTCATAGCGCAGAAACCCGATTACGCGGATGCATGGTACGGGAAAGGCGCCACACTTGAAAACCTGAAACGATGCGATCAGGCAATCGAAGCCTTCGATAGAGCCGTAATACTAAAACCCGACCTGGGAATGGCCTGGTATGAGAAGGGGCGGTGCCTAACCTGGTTGAAACGCTATAAGGAGGCGGTAACAACTCTCGATAAGTCCGTAGAGCTTATGCCCGGTTATGCCGATGCCTGGTATATGAAAGGTTTTGCGCTCGAGAATCTCAAGCAGTATGACGAGGCGAACAACGCTTTCAACCGCGCAGTGGAGGCAAAACCCGATTGGGCAGCAGCCTATGGCGAGAAGGGATATAACTTAACCCAACTGAGACGGTACGAGGAAGCCATCTCTGCTTTTGATAAAGTTATAGAACTTTCACCAGACTATGCCGATGCATGGGATGCGAAGGGGAATGCCCTTAAAGCCTTGGGAAGAGATGAGGAAGCATCAAAATGTATCGCTAAGGCGAGAGAACTAAGAGGTAAGAAATGACACTATCCGAGTTCTTTTAAGAGCATCATTGCTCGCGTTGCCGCTTCTTTTGTCAGGCTTCCGACACCGCAGCTCGTTGTAAAGATGTGGTCCCTTGAGGCGGCTTCCCTGCTCACTTTACCCATTTCACGTATAAAGGCGGAACGGAGCTTGAGTACATCGTCGAGCGAGGTGTCGATGACCTGTTCCGATGACGGGACAATGCCCGGCGCGATTAAGCCTCCTTTAGCCAGGTAGCGGCCCAA
This genomic interval carries:
- a CDS encoding cobalamin-dependent protein (Presence of a B(12) (cobalamin)-binding domain implies dependence on cobalamin itself, in one of its several forms, or in some unusual lineages, dependence on a cobalamin-like analog.); this translates as MCIGDRPIFTCHSQLFSTILSSVKVLLVQPPIEDFYDTPIRTYPLALLYLAAAIKDVCDVSVADFRSNKKRMLKAHPFPELTAFYRRDAYTPLSLFHSYYRFGMSREEIRTYMQEDKPDVVAISSLFTTYAEEALDVAAIAKQIDPAIVTIMGGTHPTVFPRHCLSSPFVDYVVRGEGETPLNELIGALDTGERGLIRIPGVCSKDRAGMHISQISFEDTIDLTPERRLINSRDYRIARHTYSFMLTSRGCPFHCAFCGKPPVP
- a CDS encoding tetratricopeptide repeat protein; this translates as MIGKSESGSGYHGFVIDQESGKRVVEGCSVRGSYEEELKKADRFISYEPDNQMFRVEKAYALLNLKRYAEALDAFDKVIAQKPDYADAWYGKGATLENLKRCDQAIEAFDRAVILKPDLGMAWYEKGRCLTWLKRYKEAVTTLDKSVELMPGYADAWYMKGFALENLKQYDEANNAFNRAVEAKPDWAAAYGEKGYNLTQLRRYEEAISAFDKVIELSPDYADAWDAKGNALKALGRDEEASKCIAKARELRGKK